The following are from one region of the Sorghum bicolor cultivar BTx623 chromosome 2, Sorghum_bicolor_NCBIv3, whole genome shotgun sequence genome:
- the LOC8072250 gene encoding histone H2B.1 has product MAPKAEKKPAAKKPVEEESAAPAEKPPAGKKPKAEKRLPAGKSASKEGGEKRGRKKGKKSVETYKIYIFKVLKQVHPDIGISSKAMSIMNSFINDIFEKLAGEAAKLARYNKKPTITSREIQTSVRLVLPGELAKHAVSEGTKAVTKFTSS; this is encoded by the coding sequence ATGGCGCCCAAGGCGGAGAAGAAGCCGGCAGCGAAGAAGCCCGTGGAGGAGGAATCCGCGGCCCCGGCGGAGAAGCCCCCCGCGGGGAAGAAGCCCAAGGCGGAGAAGCGTCTCCCGGCGGGCAAGTCCGCCAGCAAGGAGGGCGGCGAGAAGAGGGGTCGGAAGAAGGGCAAGAAGAGCGTGGAGACGTACAAGATCTACATCTTCAAGGTGCTGAAGCAGGTGCACCCGGACATCGGCATCTCCTCCAAGGCCATGTCCATCATGAACTCGTTCATCAACGACATCTTCGAGAAGCTCGCCGGCGAGGCCGCCAAGCTCGCCCGCTACAACAAGAAGCCCACCATCACTTCTCGGGAGATCCAGACCTCCGTCCGCCTCGTCCTCCCCGGGGAGCTCGCCAAGCACGCCGTCTCTGAGGGCACCAAGGCCGTCACCAAGTTCACCTCGTCTTAG
- the LOC8073138 gene encoding pentatricopeptide repeat-containing protein At2g34400 — MHSAASTTTAAFAAAAVSTLLSRCRSLAAVKQLHANLLARSNRPFPYNHFLSKLLSLSSSSSAAAADYVLLLLSSHPAPTAFSYNVALRFFASSRPDTSLRLFLSMLRAELRPDAYTLPFLLLAAARCPSPAVARSAHAFLEKLGLRDHDHTVHSLITMYSCLGDHLTARRVFDGIPHRDVVSWNSIMKAYERAGMVAEVEGMFRSMVTEGAVAPNGVTLAVVLTACRDAGNLVLGKWVEEWVRSAGMEVDSLIGSALVGMYEKCGEMEEARRVFDGISNKDVVAWNAMITGYAQNGMSNEAIALFHSMREAGLRPDKITLVGVLSSCAAVGALELGVELDGYALHRGLYSNVYVGTALVDMYAKCGDLEKATYVFGKMPFKNEASWNALICGLAFNGRGYDAIQQFELMRNEKGLQPDDITFIGVLSACVHAGLLEYGRRLFSSLTPVFKIIPKIEHYSCIVDLLARAGHLEAAWDFIEKMPGKVDAVMLGALLAACRKCKNAEVGEKVINRIMKLEPTNSWNYVVSSKIYATSDKMDESARMIGLMRERGVNKTPGCSWVEVHGKVLEFYASTEPQHGAEDMYQLMGILVNEMRLEGYVPNLDLV; from the exons ATGCATTCCGCCGCCTCCACCACTACCGCCGcctttgccgccgccgccgtctctaCGCTCCTGTCGCGATGCCGCTCCCTCGCCGCCGTCAAGCAGCTCCATGCCAACCTCCTCGCACGTTCAAACCGCCCATTTCCCTACAACCATTTCCTCTCTAAgctcctctccctctcctcctcctcctccgccgccgccgccgactatgtcctcctcctcctctcctcccacCCGGCCCCCACCGCCTTCTCCTACAATGTCGCGCTTCGCTTCTTCGCCTCGTCGCGCCCGGACACCTCCCTTCGCCTCTTCCTCAGCATGCTCCGCGCCGAGCTCCGACCCGACGCCTACACCCTCCCTTTCCTCCTCCTCGCTGCCGCTCGCTGCCCGTCCCCAGCCGTCGCCCGCTCCGCCCACGCTTTCCTCGAGAAGCTCGGTCTCAGGGACCACGACCACACCGTCCACTCCCTCATCACTATGTACTCCTGCCTCGGTGATCACCTCACCGCTCGCAGGGTGTTCGACGGAATTCCCCACCGGGATGTCGTCTCTTGGAACTCTATAATGAAAGCATACGAGCGGGCAGGTATGGTGGCCGAGGTTGAAGGGATGTTCCGGTCGATGGTCACTGAGGGTGCAGTGGCGCCAAATGGTGTGACTCTGGCAGTTGTGCTCACAGCTTGCAGGGACGCTGGCAATTTGGTGCTTGGGAAGTGGGTGGAGGAGTGGGTGAGGTCTGCCGGGATGGAGGTGGACTCGCTCATTGGGTCAGCACTTGTGGGGATGTATGAGAAGTGTGGAGAGATGGAAGAGGCACGGCGTGTGTTTGATGGCATCAGCAACAAGGATGTTGTGGCATGGAATGCCATGATCACTGG GTATGCGCAAAATGGCATGTCAAATGAAGCAATAGCCTTGTTTCACAGCATGAGGGAAGCTGGGCTGCGTCCGGACAAGATAACCTTGGTCGGTGTCCTCTCATCCTGCGCTGCAGTTGGTGCACTGGAGCTTGGAGTTGAACTGGATGGGTATGCCTTGCACAGAGGCCTCTACAGCAATGTCTATGTGGGAACAGCCTTAGTAGACATGTATGCTAAATGTGGAGATCTTGAGAAAGCCACATATGTTTTTGGAAAGATGCCATTCAAAAATGAAGCCTCATGGAATGCATTGATCTgtgggcttgccttcaacggtCGAGGCTATGATGCCATTCAGCAGTTTGAACTAATGAGAAATGAGAAAGGACTCCAGCCAGATGATATCACATTCATAGGTGTGCTTTCTGCTTGTGTACATGCTGGGCTACTTGAGTATGGCCGCCGTTTGTTCAGTTCCCTGACACCTGTGTTTAAGATCATTCCTAAGATTGAGCACTACTCCTGTATTGTTGATTTGTTGGCACGTGCTGGTCATTTAGAAGCAGCATGGGATTTTATTGAGAAAATGCCTGGCAAGGTAGATGCTGTCATGTTAGGTGCTTTGCTTGCTGCTTGTCGGAAATGCAAGAATGCTGAGGTTGGTGAGAAGGTCATCAACAGGATTATGAAGTTGGAGCCAACAAACTCATGGAACTACGTGGTGTCATCCAAGATTTATGCAACCTCGGATAAAATGGATGAATCTGCAAGAATGATAGGGCTAATGAGGGAGAGGGGTGTTAACAAGACTCCAGGGTGCAGCTGGGTTGAGGTTCATGGTAaagtccttgaattctatgCAAGCACTGAACCACAGCATGGTGCAGAAGATATGTATCAACTCATGGGCATACTGGTAAATGAGATGAGACTAGAGGGATATGTTCCAAACCTCGATCTGGTGTAG
- the LOC110432567 gene encoding haloacid dehalogenase-like hydrolase domain-containing protein 3 has product MAVARLRAAAAARLPPALSRGERRPLGTAAEVATTAGPGAARWELMGAREYYDYRRAIYGDITHKAILVDAAGTLLAPTEPMAQVYRTIGQKYGVDYSEDEILMRYRRAYAQPWGRSRLRYVNDGRPFWQYIVSSSTGCSDLQYFEELYQYYTTEKAWHLCDPDAGRVFEALRRAGVKTAVVSNFDTRLRPLLQALKCDGWFDAVAISAEVAAEKPNPTIFLKACELLGVKPEEAVHIGDDRRNDVWGARDAGCDAWLWGSDVYSFKEVAERIGVEV; this is encoded by the exons ATGGCGGTGGCGCGGCTgcgcgcggcggccgccgcccgGCTGCCGCCGGCGCTCTCCCGCGGAGAGAGGCGGCCGCTCGGGACGGCGGCGGAGGTGGCCACGACCGCGGGGCCAGGGGCCGCGAGGTGGGAGCTCATGGGGGCGCGGGAGTACTACGACTACCGGCGGGCCATCTACGGCGACATCACGCATAAGGCCATCCtcgtcgacgccgccggcacgctgCTCGCCCCCACCGAACCCATGGCCCAG GTGTACAGAACGATAGGCCAGAAGTATGGAGTGGATTATTCAGAGGATGAGATTCTGATGCGGTATCGCCGGGCTTATGCGCAGCCATGGGGTAGATCACGTCTGAG GTATGTTAATGATGGAAGGCCCTTTTGGCAATACATAGTGAGTTCATCCACTGGCTGTTCAGATCTACAGTATTTTGAGGAACTGTATCAGTACTATACAACTGAAAAG GCTTGGCATCTCTGCGATCCAGATGCTGGACGTGTTTTTGAGGCATTGAGGAGGGCTGGTGTCAAAACAGCTGTCGTGTCCAACTTTGACACTCGTCTTCGGCCACTTCTACAAGCACTGAAATGTGACGGCTGGTTTGATGCAGTTGCTATATCTGCTGAG GTTGCCGCAGAAAAGCCAAACCCTACAATATTCTTGAAGGCTTGTGAGCTGTTGGGAGTGAAACCTGAAGAAGCTGTGCATATTGGTGATGACCGTAGGAACGACGTATGGGGAGCAAGGGATGCAGGCTGCGATGCCTGGCTTTGGGGCAGTGATGTGTACTCCTTCAAGGAG GTTGCAGAGAGGATCGGGGTTGAGGTGTAG